The following are encoded together in the Vanrija pseudolonga chromosome 7, complete sequence genome:
- the sidH_2 gene encoding Mevalonyl-coenzyme A hydratase sidH: MSESDLTSQPPDIGDAHLVVSFPAPHILHVAFDRPAKWNALLSKDNWALDAIWGWYESEPSLRCAILGTTSRRAFCAGGDLIELGQKDRKPWPDSGLAGLAKRALRKPIIAAVNGVVIGGAVEMLTNLDVVVAGESAVLSLPEAKRGVHAGGGGLPRLVYLIGRQKAAELLMTGRDVPAPEAERIGLVNAVVPDDLVEARALEIAQQTAANSPDAVILSLYGLRLAERHAGYQGMMDEYFSSRELQVLLKGENTREGLRAFIEKRPPRWVNSKL, from the exons ATGTCCGAATCAGACCTCACCTCCCAGCCGCCGGACATTGGCGACGCCCACCTCGTGGTCAGCttccccgcgccgcacaTCCTGCACGTGGCGTTTGACCGCCCGGCGAAATGGAACGCGCTGCTGTCCAAGGACAACtgggcgctcgacgccattTGGGGGTGGTACGAGAGCGAGCCGAGCCTGCGCTGTGCGATACTGGGCacgacgagtcggcgtgCTTTCTGCGCGGGCGGGGACTTGATCGAGCTG GGCCAGAAGGACCGCAAGCCGTGGCCTGATAGCGGGCTTGCAGGCCTCGCGAAGCGCGCCCTCAG AAAACCCATCATCGCGGCCGTCAACggcgtcgtcatcggcggcgcggtcgagatgctcaccaacctcgacgtcgtggtggccggcgagagcgccgtgctctccctccccgaggccaagcgcggcgtgcatgccggcggtggcgggctGCCGCGACTAGTCTACCTGATCGGCAGGCAGAAGG ccgccgagctcctcatgaccggccgcgacgtccccgcgcccgaggccgagcgtaTCGGCCTCGTGAACGCTGTCGTGcccgacgaccttgtcgaggcgcgcgcgctcgagatcGCGCAGCAGACGGCCGCCAACAGCCCCGACGCGGTCATCCTCTCGCTGTATGgcctgcgcctcgccgagcggcatGCAGGATACCAGGGCATGATGGACGAGTACTTTTCCTCGCGCGAGCTCCAGGTTCTCCTCAAGGGCGAGAACACGCGCGAAGGGCTGCGCGCATTCATTGAGaagcgcccgccgcgctgggTCAACTCCAAGTTGTAG
- the SPAC25B8.11_1 gene encoding putative transcriptional regulatory protein: MDYNSALSSLSPSSSFSFTAASVSAATTAADTPSATTPIDYYHHLTPAPASASGDVKLPTPPLSPFLVVFDHNYLAPHPLQNNAAPTPAPLSMPPTPSHSSPEGTQNLRPRRSRKDRPCDHCRRSKRSCHIAVRGQACAQCAKSGRDCSFVGPPVIRHRKTDDRSSASGSAPPSVVGVAPSSASSNLVLPMTPTPTSAGPIHQAQQLASLAAASSSASAMSAGPGPETLQYRQQQANAAAGLLQPQLGLAGVAGTPLLSLPRMGPLPMSNGPPSSQLISFIDGLDYRSPNQQIDDSTLYSSLDMDVTEEEESHYLGSGAVAHLASVSLDRLDHVARTQSGSLAYRQVADPRYPAFFLRNPSRVYGLSNAAFVAEKAYQHVIGILASVDPRMPERLIQAFLTRTLPAMPILNRARFEASLNGWQAAATGTAPAAPVIPFPSAILVGIFAHSSIYEPALRAHSKELWSILLHVMDNEYRQVRLQTLILEILEITGRPITNPGGNHLGICRAVGAIQLLGLHRDCSRWKLPKWERSLRKRLWWALYVQDKWNSYTYGRPVNIDSSRSAIPPVTFEDDDLNEDGQVPLTGNEDIAVFIATCRLSTILEAVLPLLLDRDSQPRRPRLDRSILKHAASELEMVYSDLPQDLVFRPENAIVRAGARSLQLAHFGLALLICRLGLERDDLTPNPEHVLQSIRNALTVIENLALFLETLWDDDYKAYWSPWSAYQLSNAVTLLLQQAIRIHELDHKFPTATPDAERALVLGDVCTVLARITSSVQRGADAGWEVAEAAMPRIKSLVKSVPAVIPGIDAIRAMLGCAVAMTSVNEWGGYEMPDTKLPSARPDAAGIEPDGDILALFDWLNGDMTNVFSNTVC; encoded by the exons ATGGACTACAACTCGGccctgtcgtcgctgtctCCGTCGTCATCGTTCTCGTTCACCGCAGCGtccgtctccgccgccaccaccgccgccgacacgccgtcGGCAACCACTCCCATCGACTATTACCATCACCTCACTCCAGCACCAGCATCAGCATCAGGCGACGTCAAGCTtcccacccctcccctctctcctttcctcgtcgtctttgACCACAACTATCTTGCACCACACCCACTTCAAAACAACGCTGCACCGACGCCAGCACCACTGTCCATGCCCCCGACCCCTTCCCATTCGTCCCCGGAAGGAACACAAAA CCTCCGCCCCCGACGCTCTCGCAAGGACAGGCCATGCGACCACTGTCGCCGTTCCAAGCGATCATGTCACATTGCCGTCAGAGGCCAAGCATGCGCTCAATGTGCAAAGTCGGGTAGGGATTGTTCCTTTGTCGGACCTCCGGTGATTCGGCACCGAAAGACAGACGACcggtcgtcggcatcgggATCAGCACCTCCATCAGTCGTCGGTGTGGCTCCTTCGTCTGCCTCGTCAAACTTGGTCTTGCCAATGACGCCAACTCCAACCTCTGCCGGACCCATCCATCAGGCACAACAACTCGCATCACTTGCGGCagcttcttcttctgctTCAGCAATGTCGGCAGGACCCGGTCCAGAAACATTGCAAtacaggcagcagcaggccaaCGCGGCTGCCGGCCTCTTGCAGCcacagctcggcctcgccggcgtcgccggtACCCCCCTCCTTTCACTACCACGCATGGGACCACTGCCAATGAGCAATGGCCCTCCTTCCTCTCAGCTTATTTCGTTcatcgacggcctcgactaCAGGTCGCCCAACCAGCAGATTGACGACAGCACGCTCTACTCGTCGCTCGACATGGACgtgaccgaggaggaggagagccACTACCTTG GAtctggcgccgtcgcccacctcgcATCTGTCAGCCTTGACCGCCTGGATCACGTCGCGCGGACCCAATCCGGCTCATTGGCGTACCGTCAAGTGGCCGACCCTCGATACCCTGCGTTTTTTCTACGCAACCCCTCGCGCGTCTATGGATTGAGCAATGCCGCGTTTGTGGCTGAGAAGGCGTACCAGCATGTCATTGGTATCCTCGCTAGCGTCGATCCCCGAATGCCGGAACGGTTGATCCAAGC GTTTCTCACGCGCACGCTCCCTGCCATGCCCATTCTCAACAGGGCACGTTTCGAGGCATCTCTAAACGGCTGGCAAGCTGCTGCGACCGGGACGGCCCCGGCGGCCCCCGTCATCCCCTTCCCCTCTGCCATCCTTGTTGGCATCTTTGCCCACTCGTCGATTTACGAGCCGGCTCTGAGGGCCCACTCCAAGGAGCTGTGGAGTATTCTCCTTCACGTCATGGACAATGAGTACCGTCAGGTGCGCCTTCAGACACTCATCCTCGAAATTCTCGAAATTACTGGACGGCCAATCACCAACCCGGGCGGAAACCACTTGGGTATCTGCCGCGCTGTTGGGGCCATTCAGCTGCTCGGACTTCACCGCGACTGCAGCAGGTGGAAGTTGCCCAAATGGGAACGTTCGCTGCGCAAGCGCCTCTGGTGGGCCCTGTACGTCCAGGACAAGTGGAACTCGTACACGTATGGGCGCCCTGTCAACATCGACTCTTCGAGGAGCGCCATCCCTCCTGTCAcgttcgaggacgacgacctaAACGAGGATGGGCAAGTTCCTTTGACGGGCAACGAGGACATTGCCGTTTTCATTGCCACATGCCGCCTGAGCACTATTCTCGAGGCCGTGCTTCCTCTTCTGCTCGACCGTGAcagccagccgcgccgccctcgactcGACCGCAGCATCCTCAAGCATGCCGCCAGCGAGCTTGAGATGGTCTACTCGGACCTTCCTCAGGACCTCGTTTTCCGCCCCGAGAATGCCATTGTCCGCGCcggtgctcgctcgctccagctcgcccacTTTGGCCTCGCACTCCTCATCTGCCGCCTTGGTCTCGAACGCGACGACCTCACCCCCAACCCGGAGCATGTGCTCCAGAGCATCCGGAATGCTCTCACTGTGATTGAAAACCTCGCCCTGTTCCTCGAAACGCTCTGGGACGACGACTACAAGGCCTACTGGTCTCCCTGGTCTGCTTACCAACTTTCCAACGCCGTCACTCTCCTTTTACAGCAGGCCATCAGGATCCACGAGCTGGACCACAAGTTCCCTACCGCGACCCccgatgccgagcgcgccctcgTTCTCGGCGACGTGTGCACCGTGCTCGCACGGATCACTTCGTcggtgcagcgcggcgccgatgccggatgggaggtcgccgaggcggctaTGCCACGCATCAAGTCGCTCGTCAAGTCGGTCCCCGCTGTCATCCCCGGCATCGATGCCATCCGTGCCATGCTCGGATGCGCGGTCGCCATGACCAGCGTCAATGAGTGGGGAGGCTACGAGATGCCCGACACCAAGCTGCCGTCCGCGCGCCcggacgccgccggcatcgagCCCGACGGCGACATTCTGGCCCTGTTCGACTGGCTAAACGGTGACATGACGAACGTGTTTAGCAACACAGTTTGTTGa